CCTGGATCGGTCCCATCAGGTTGACGTCCACCATCGCCTGCCAGTGCGCGTGCTCCAGGTTCTCGACCGTGCCCCACGCGGACACGCCGGCGATGTTCATGACCACGTCGAGCGCGTCGACCTGCGCGTGTACCGAGGCGCCGAGTGCTCGTACCTGTTCCAGGTCGCTGATGTCGGCGGGCTCGGCCAGCCGCACCGCGCACCCGGCCCGCCGGAGTTCGTTCGCCGCCCGAGCCAGTGCGCCGGAGGCGACGTCGGTGAGGAACAGTTCGGCACCGTGCCAGCCGGCGAGCGCCGCGGTCGCGCGGCCGATCCCGCTCGCCGCGCCGGTGATCAGGGACACTCGAGCCGCGTCCGGCTGCCCAGCCCCGCCGAGTGGCGACCCAGGGCGCCCAGTGGCGAGGAAATGCCCGCCACTGGGCGGTCCAGGTCGCCACTCGGCGCCTTCTCAGTGCGCGATGACGCCCGGGTTGTCGATCAGCCGCTGGCGCGACGCGACGATCTCGGCCTCGGCCTCGGTGCGCCCGACCCAGGCCGCGCCCTCGACGCTCTTGCCCGGCTCGAGGTCCTTGTAGACCTCGAAGAAGTGCTGGATCTCCAGCCGGTCGAACTCGGGCACGTGATGGATGTCGCGCAGGTGCTCCAGCCGCGGGTCGGTCGACGGGACGGCAAGGATCTTGTCGTCGCCGCCCTTCTCGTCCGTCATCCGGAACATGCCGATGGCCCGGCACCGCACCAGCACGCCCGGGTAGAGCGGGTCGCCGTGCAGGATCACCAGCGAGTCCAGCGGGTCCCCGTCCGCTCCGAGGGTCTCCTCGATGTAGCCGTAGTCCGCGGGGTACTGGGTGGACGTGAACAGCGTGCGGTCCAGGCGCATACGACCGGTCGCGTGGTCCACCTCATACTTGTTGCGGCTGCCGCGGGGGATCTCGATGAGGACGTCGAATTCCACTTCGCTCAGGTTCCTCTCGCCGATGACGGGCACGCACGGCGCCGGCCGGACTCGGCCGGCCACGGCGCGCCGAGCATTAGTGTGGCCCATCATGAGCCGTCCGGGTGTGCGCACCGCCTCG
This genomic stretch from Jatrophihabitans cynanchi harbors:
- a CDS encoding inorganic diphosphatase is translated as MEFDVLIEIPRGSRNKYEVDHATGRMRLDRTLFTSTQYPADYGYIEETLGADGDPLDSLVILHGDPLYPGVLVRCRAIGMFRMTDEKGGDDKILAVPSTDPRLEHLRDIHHVPEFDRLEIQHFFEVYKDLEPGKSVEGAAWVGRTEAEAEIVASRQRLIDNPGVIAH